From the Leptolyngbya sp. O-77 genome, one window contains:
- the kaiB gene encoding circadian clock protein KaiB, translating to MSPLRKTYILKLYVAGNTPNSVRALKTLNHILENEFQGVYALKVIDVLKNPQLAEEDKILATPTLAKILPPPVRKIIGDLSDREKVLIGLDLLYDELGEEEAEI from the coding sequence ATGAGTCCCCTAAGAAAGACCTACATCCTCAAGCTCTACGTTGCCGGGAATACTCCGAACTCCGTGCGGGCGCTGAAAACCCTGAACCACATCCTGGAGAATGAGTTTCAGGGGGTCTACGCGCTCAAAGTGATTGACGTGCTGAAGAACCCCCAGCTTGCCGAAGAAGATAAAATTCTGGCAACGCCGACTCTGGCTAAGATTCTGCCGCCCCCCGTCCGCAAGATCATTGGCGATTTGTCTGACCGAGAAAAAGTCTTGATCGGCCTTGACCTTCTGTATGATGAATTGGGTGAAGAGGAAGCAGAAATCTAG